The window AATAGATGAAAAAGAGGAGAACCATGAGAGGAATACCCCTCATGAGAGAAATGTGAGTCATGGCCAGCCAACGTAAGGGACCAATCTTAGACATACGCATCAGAGCTACAAAGAAACCGCAAAAGGTCCCCAAGGCAAAGCCAATTAAAGACAGAGAAAGAGTGTAAGGTAAGCCTTCCAAAATCTGCGGAACGGCTTCCTTCGCAATCTCTGCATTAAAAACTGCCTGCCAGTTGATTTCCATATCTTCTCCTCTTTCCTAAAAACCAGATAGACCTTGCCAGTCTTTAACTGACAAAGTCTATACAACATACAATTTAATTTCTTACCAAGTCTTATTCAACTTCGATAACTGGCAATTTATCAGCATTTTCAACTGGTACTGATAGGTCTTGTCCTGCATAGTATTTCTCAGAAATAGCTTTCAAGGTACCATCAGCTTTCATTGCTTCAAGAGCTTCGTCAATTTTTTCTTTCAAGCTTGTATCAGCCTTGCTCATGACAATCCCTTGTTCAGTTGGGTTGTACTGAGCTGCACCCATCTTCACTTTGATGTCTGGGAAATTAGCCTTAGCCCATTTAATAGCCATTACCTGTGTAAAGTAGTCGTTTGGAATGAAATCTGTACGACCTGTTGATACATCACGCAAGTAAACATCGTTGGTTACGTTGTCATAGATAACTGGCTCCGCACCTTGCTTTTCAGCAATTTTCATGTACTGAGTACCTGCGCCACCACCAGCTTTCTTGCCAGTCCAGTCGCTCAAGTCAGCTGCTTCGATCCCTGATGAACCATCTTCACGGACGATATAACCACCAACTGAATACTTGTAAGGGATAGAGAAGTTATACTTTTCCTTACGAGCTTCGGTCATGTCAAAGTTGTTAACAGAAATATCTACCTTACCACTGTCAACCGCTGTAAAGGCTTCTGCCACACCGATTTCTTGGTATTCAATTTCTAGTTTCAAACGCTTACCAATTTCATTGATCATGTCAATTTCATAACCGACCAATTCTTTGGCATCGTTGTAGTAAGAAGTTGGGAAGAGGGTTCCTGGTGTAGCAACTTTCAAGACACCTGCTTCTTGTACTTTTTCCCACTGGGTTTGGCTAGCTGAAGAAGAGCTTTCTGTGCTTGTTGAAGTATTTGAACAAGCTGCAAGAGTAATTGATGAAACAAGCAGGGCTGATGCCAACAATTTTTTCAACATAGGTTCTAATCTCCTTTGGAAGCTTAGGCTTCTCTTTTTTCTTTTTCTCGGTGTTAACCCACCAACTTTTATAGGGTAACACTTTTAAAGAGATTTGGCAAGTATTTTATCTGAAAAATGAATTCCCTTACAAGTTGAGTAAACCTGCCGCTTCCATCTGGTCTGCCAACTGCAAGAGTAAATCCTCTCGTCCCTTGGCTGCTGTCAATTGGATACCAATCGGCAATCCGTCAGCCCGCACATAAGTTGGCAGAGAAATTGCTGGCTGACCACAAATATTGGCCTGCTGCGTAAAGGGAGTTAGGGCTAGGCTGTCCTCGAACATTTGCCAGATCAAGTCCTGCTGCTCTTCCATGGAATAGTTCTGGGTCTGCTTGAGGCGGTCCAGCAAATCTGCTGATAGGTCAAATTGCCCATGCTTGGGCGCTACATCAGCCACTGTCGGCGTCAGGAGCAAGTCGTATTCCTCATGAAAATGTGCCATTCTGGCTCCAAACTGGTCCCAGTCCAAGAGGGCCTTGGAGTGCAATTTGGCCGGAATGGTTTGCCCGCTTTGGTAAATAGCCCAGGACATAACTTCCATGTCATCCAGGGTCATCTGACGCCCAAAAGCTGCTTCGATATCGTCAAACATCTGGGCCGTATCCACGCTGTTCATCAGGTAGAAGGATTTCATTAGGGCCACTCCATCCAGAGGATACTCTGATAATTCCACCACTTCATGCCCCAAATTTGCCAAGTCATGACAGGCTTTTTGAACCGCTTCTACCGCTTCAGAACTGACCTTGCTCCCTACTGGAGATTTGGTATAGTAGGCGATTTTAAGGGGGCGTGAACCTTTTCCAAAAACCTCCTCCTCGCTCAGCTTGGCAAGGGGAAAGGGAGCTTCTAGCTGATAGT is drawn from Streptococcus sp. 29892 and contains these coding sequences:
- a CDS encoding transporter substrate-binding domain-containing protein — its product is MLKKLLASALLVSSITLAACSNTSTSTESSSSASQTQWEKVQEAGVLKVATPGTLFPTSYYNDAKELVGYEIDMINEIGKRLKLEIEYQEIGVAEAFTAVDSGKVDISVNNFDMTEARKEKYNFSIPYKYSVGGYIVREDGSSGIEAADLSDWTGKKAGGGAGTQYMKIAEKQGAEPVIYDNVTNDVYLRDVSTGRTDFIPNDYFTQVMAIKWAKANFPDIKVKMGAAQYNPTEQGIVMSKADTSLKEKIDEALEAMKADGTLKAISEKYYAGQDLSVPVENADKLPVIEVE
- a CDS encoding amidase; amino-acid sequence: MEWKDATAMAQAVNQKQVSAKELVQETIDRIENLNPTLNAVVSKQYEEAMKEAEKEDYLGKPFAGVPFLLKDLGQNEKGQPSSAGSGLLAGRPAGHTDTYVQRLKDLGFIIVGRTNTPEFGFKNISDASLHGPVNLPLDPSRNAGGSSGGAAAALASGMVSIAAASDGGGSIRIPASFNGLIGLKTSRGRIPVGPKSYRGWQGASVNFALTKSVRDTQRLLYHFQDYQLEAPFPLAKLSEEEVFGKGSRPLKIAYYTKSPVGSKVSSEAVEAVQKACHDLANLGHEVVELSEYPLDGVALMKSFYLMNSVDTAQMFDDIEAAFGRQMTLDDMEVMSWAIYQSGQTIPAKLHSKALLDWDQFGARMAHFHEEYDLLLTPTVADVAPKHGQFDLSADLLDRLKQTQNYSMEEQQDLIWQMFEDSLALTPFTQQANICGQPAISLPTYVRADGLPIGIQLTAAKGREDLLLQLADQMEAAGLLNL